A window of Castanea sativa cultivar Marrone di Chiusa Pesio chromosome 1, ASM4071231v1 contains these coding sequences:
- the LOC142634603 gene encoding uncharacterized protein LOC142634603 — translation MESLDCVDLGKDFFLIRFSLQSDYRRVLKDGPWFMGGHYLSIRNWEANFGPSTTNVSSIAIWVHLLELPIEYYDISVLKDIGKAIGPVLRIDTHTAAETRGRFARICVQINLDKPLIKLLKIGGIEQIMQYEGINSMCFSCGRVGHKVDGCLYTTRAPEK, via the coding sequence ATGGAAAGCTTAGATTGTGTTGACCTTGGCAAAGACTTCTTTCTTATTCGTTTCTCTCTTCAGAGTGATTATCGAAGGGTGTTGAAAGATGGCCCTTGGTTTATGGGGGGACATTATCTGTCCATCAGGAACTGGGAAGCAAACTTTGGACCCTCCACGACAAATGTTTCTTCTATTGCCATTTGGGTCCATTTACTGGAATTGCCTATCGAATACTATGATATATCTGTTCTTAAGGACATTGGTAAGGCCATAGGGCCAGTTCTGAGGATTGACACACATACAGCTGCTGAAACCAGGGGGCGCTTCGCTAGAATTTGCGTGCAAATCAATCTAGATAAACCCCTCATCAAGCTTCTAAAGATTGGTGGCATTGAGCAGATTATGCAATATGAGGGGATCAATTCCATGTGTTTCTCTTGTGGCCGTGTAGGTCACAAGGTGGATGGATGTCTGTACACTACTAGGGCACCAGAGAAATAG
- the LOC142621978 gene encoding NADH-cytochrome b5 reductase-like protein: protein MATFFFKRLARATPIALNNALSFGGANKTKSGFSGFRIPIGAIAAVSGGISYYYCFSSSDLAHLDQINEEAGPKVALNPDKWIEFKLQDTARVSHNTQLFRFSFDPTAKLGLDIASCLLTRAPTGQDAEGKPKYVIRPYTPISDPDAKGYFDLLIKVYPEGKMSQHFASLKPGDVVEVKGPIEKLRYSPNMKKHIGMIAGGTGITPMLQVIEAILKNSDDNTQVSLLYANVSPDDILLKQKLDVLATSHPNLKVFYTVDNPSKSWRGGTGYISKDMAVKGLPGPSDDTLILVCGPPGMMKHISGDKAKDYSQGELTGLLKELGYTEQMVYKF from the exons ATGGCTACGTTCTTCTTCAAGAGGCTCGCTAGAGCCACTCCAATTGCACTCAACAATGCATTGTCTTTTGGAGGAGCCAACAAAACCAAGTCTGGCTTCAGTGGGTTTCGGATACCCATTGGGGCAATCGCAGCAGTTTCTGGTGGAATCTCCTACTACTACTGCTTTTCCTCGTCGGATTTG GCTCATCTAGATCAAATCAATGAAGAGGCAGGTCCAAAAGTTG CGCTCAATCCAGATAAATGGATTGAATTTAAGTTGCAAGACACTGCAAGAGTCAGCCATAATACTCAACTATTCAG GTTTTCATTTGATCCTACTGCCAAGTTGGGCCTAGATATTGCTTCATGCCTCCTTACCAG GGCTCCAACAGGACAAGATGCTGAAGGAAAGCCAAAATATGTCATACGCCC GTATACTCCTATATCAGATCCAGATGCTAAGGGATACTTTGATTTATTAATCAAG GTGTATCCAGAAGGAAAAATGAGTCAGCATTTTGCGAGCTTAAAACCTGGTGATGTAGTTGAAGTCAAAGG GCCCATTGAGAAGCTTAGATATAGTCCCAATATGAAGAAACACATTGGCATG ATTGCTGGTGGCACAGGCATTACTCCAATGCTTCAGGTTATTGAGGCTATACTGAAAAATTCTGACGACAACACTCAG GTATCACTGCTTTATGCTAATGTCTCCCCGGATGACATTTTGCTGAAACAGAAGCTTGATGTACTTGCAACTAGTCACCCAAATTTAAAG GTATTCTACACTGTTGATAATCCCTCAAAGAGTTGGAGAGGAGGTACAGGTTACATATCAAAGGATATGGCCGTCAAAGGCTTACCTGGTCCTAGTGACGACACTCTAATCCTT GTATGTGGTCCCCCTGGAATGATGAAACATATATCTGGTGACAAGGCTAAAGACTACTCACAAGGAGAG CTGACTGGCTTACTCAAAGAACTTGGGTATACTGAGCAAATGGTTTACAAATTTTGA
- the LOC142630323 gene encoding zinc finger CCCH domain-containing protein 32-like isoform X1, with protein MDEELQKRNTDCVYFLASPLTCKKGADCEYRHSEIARLNPRDCWYWLSGDCVNPTCAFRHPPLDGHAGVPSESAQCSAPVNKTNAPCYFYFNGFCKKGDRCPFMHGSDGNAPAGKSTKAVSTSTDAPFIEKKISAGNETQSAQTETHLNPYESVPKVAMNLNSEFKEGLDEPVPNNVSQQCASPQIAVCGYDEAPVIRSESLLIADGFIQSRSHFEADQSSEEQVEDDIEPEERWESSPGFDVLVGDKSENLGYDDDAEYLLDLDGEQRELSSCFLGYDFEDPIKYDPTHPDLKQYERDFYDGYDPDDKHLFNNVRRDPGHSRDSMLDSILFRKRKHVPMELTVGDHNGMDLRDHLRRHRVIDGCPITGLSRRHGSSCLIGRSQERPHRHGMGQRLHGRMASEVGMSTIESVKNGTFSHGATANQRGLLRRSQQHRSKKVSRKKILLKHPFSSEVTRKPVTRERRSTQESTTFTGPKTLAQIKEEKKKAEENGVCIWKVGHSSRTTSTDFQAPKTLSEILKDKRKLDFVRDSDNSGY; from the exons ATGGACGAAGAGTTACAGAAAAGGAACACTGACTGCGTCTATTTCCTTGCCTCACCCCTCACCTGCAAGAAG GGGGCTGATTGTGAGTACAGGCACAGCGAGATTGCAAGGCTCAATCCAAGAGATTGCTGGTACTGGTTGTCTGGGGACTGTGTTAATCCTACATGCGCTTTTAGACACCCT CCATTGGATGGCCATGCAGGAGTGCCATCTGAATCTGCCCAGTGTTCTGCACCTGTGAACAAGACCAATGCTCCCTGTTACTTTTACTTCAACGGTTTCTGCAAAAAAGGTGACCGATGCCCTTTTATGCATGGGTCTGATGGTAATGCACCTGCTGGGAAATCTACAAAAGCTGTTTCTACAAGCACTGATGCACctttcatagaaaaaaaaatatctgcAGGAAATGAGACACAGTCGGCACAAACAGAAACACATCTGAATCCATATGAAAGTGTCCCTAAGGTAGCTATGAATTTGAATTCTGAGTTCAAGGAGGGACTCGATGAACCAGTACCTAACAATGTTTCCCAGCAGTGTGCCTCTCCGCAGATTGCTGTTTGTGGGTATGATGAAGCTCCTGTGATTAGATCAGAGTCCTTGCTTATAGCAGATGGTTTTATTCAAAGCAGATCTCATTTTGAGGCAGATCAGAGTTCAGAGGAGCAAGTGGAAGATGATATTGAGCCAGAGGAGCGGTGGGAATCATCCCCTGGTTTTGATGTTCTTGTGGGTGATAAATCAGAGAATTTGGGTTATGATGATGATGCAGAATATTTGCTGGACCTTGATGGGGAACAAAGAGAGTTGAGTAGCTGCTTCTTGGGTTATGATTTTGAAGATCCAATTAAGTATGATCCCACACACCCTGATTTGAAACAATATGAACGTGATTTCTATGATGGTTATGATCCAGATGACAAGCATCTTTTCAATAATGTTAGAAGAGATCCTGGTCATTCAAGAGACAGCATGTTGGATTCTATATTGTTCCGGAAAAGGAAACATGTGCCAATGGAGCTGACAGTTGGTGACCATAATGGCATGGATCTTCGAGACCATTTGAGAAGACACAGGGTGATTGATGGTTGTCCAATTACTGGcttatcaagaaggcatggctCATCTTGTCTAATTGGTCGCAGCCAGGAAAGGCCTCACAGGCATGGCATGGGTCAGCGTCTTCATGGAAGAATGGCATCAGAAGTGGGAATGAGTACTATTGAATCAGTCAAGAACGGAACTTTTTCACATGGTGCCACTGCCAACCAGCGTGGCTTGCTGAGGCGCTCACAGCAACATAGGTCAAAGAAGGTTAGCaggaaaaaaattcttttgaaacaTCCCTTCTCAAGTGAAGTTACAAGGAAACCAGTTACAAGAGAGAGGAGATCAACTCAGGAGTCGACTACGTTTACAGGACCCAAGACCCTTGCCCAGattaaagaagagaagaaaaaagctGAAGAAAATGGGGTTTGCATTTGGAAGGTAGGGCATTCAAGCAGAACTACATCAACTGACTTCCAGGCTCCCAAAACCTTGAGTGAAATCCTCAAGGACAAAAGGAAGCTGGATTTTGTGAGGGACAGTGATAATAGTGgctactaa
- the LOC142630323 gene encoding uncharacterized protein LOC142630323 isoform X2: protein MHGSDGNAPAGKSTKAVSTSTDAPFIEKKISAGNETQSAQTETHLNPYESVPKVAMNLNSEFKEGLDEPVPNNVSQQCASPQIAVCGYDEAPVIRSESLLIADGFIQSRSHFEADQSSEEQVEDDIEPEERWESSPGFDVLVGDKSENLGYDDDAEYLLDLDGEQRELSSCFLGYDFEDPIKYDPTHPDLKQYERDFYDGYDPDDKHLFNNVRRDPGHSRDSMLDSILFRKRKHVPMELTVGDHNGMDLRDHLRRHRVIDGCPITGLSRRHGSSCLIGRSQERPHRHGMGQRLHGRMASEVGMSTIESVKNGTFSHGATANQRGLLRRSQQHRSKKVSRKKILLKHPFSSEVTRKPVTRERRSTQESTTFTGPKTLAQIKEEKKKAEENGVCIWKVGHSSRTTSTDFQAPKTLSEILKDKRKLDFVRDSDNSGY, encoded by the coding sequence ATGCATGGGTCTGATGGTAATGCACCTGCTGGGAAATCTACAAAAGCTGTTTCTACAAGCACTGATGCACctttcatagaaaaaaaaatatctgcAGGAAATGAGACACAGTCGGCACAAACAGAAACACATCTGAATCCATATGAAAGTGTCCCTAAGGTAGCTATGAATTTGAATTCTGAGTTCAAGGAGGGACTCGATGAACCAGTACCTAACAATGTTTCCCAGCAGTGTGCCTCTCCGCAGATTGCTGTTTGTGGGTATGATGAAGCTCCTGTGATTAGATCAGAGTCCTTGCTTATAGCAGATGGTTTTATTCAAAGCAGATCTCATTTTGAGGCAGATCAGAGTTCAGAGGAGCAAGTGGAAGATGATATTGAGCCAGAGGAGCGGTGGGAATCATCCCCTGGTTTTGATGTTCTTGTGGGTGATAAATCAGAGAATTTGGGTTATGATGATGATGCAGAATATTTGCTGGACCTTGATGGGGAACAAAGAGAGTTGAGTAGCTGCTTCTTGGGTTATGATTTTGAAGATCCAATTAAGTATGATCCCACACACCCTGATTTGAAACAATATGAACGTGATTTCTATGATGGTTATGATCCAGATGACAAGCATCTTTTCAATAATGTTAGAAGAGATCCTGGTCATTCAAGAGACAGCATGTTGGATTCTATATTGTTCCGGAAAAGGAAACATGTGCCAATGGAGCTGACAGTTGGTGACCATAATGGCATGGATCTTCGAGACCATTTGAGAAGACACAGGGTGATTGATGGTTGTCCAATTACTGGcttatcaagaaggcatggctCATCTTGTCTAATTGGTCGCAGCCAGGAAAGGCCTCACAGGCATGGCATGGGTCAGCGTCTTCATGGAAGAATGGCATCAGAAGTGGGAATGAGTACTATTGAATCAGTCAAGAACGGAACTTTTTCACATGGTGCCACTGCCAACCAGCGTGGCTTGCTGAGGCGCTCACAGCAACATAGGTCAAAGAAGGTTAGCaggaaaaaaattcttttgaaacaTCCCTTCTCAAGTGAAGTTACAAGGAAACCAGTTACAAGAGAGAGGAGATCAACTCAGGAGTCGACTACGTTTACAGGACCCAAGACCCTTGCCCAGattaaagaagagaagaaaaaagctGAAGAAAATGGGGTTTGCATTTGGAAGGTAGGGCATTCAAGCAGAACTACATCAACTGACTTCCAGGCTCCCAAAACCTTGAGTGAAATCCTCAAGGACAAAAGGAAGCTGGATTTTGTGAGGGACAGTGATAATAGTGgctactaa
- the LOC142622915 gene encoding uncharacterized protein LOC142622915: MRGNVGGQAQTRSQAQSGQTFSTQPFQSLPQVVQIPLVAAAVPVPSLHMLIPDSLSTLSEFMNRMEQTLSQNGYQPNSSSTNPRDLPRVELPSSAQGLPTTEALSIVLHQAERLLSGHAVAALSVITIFRII; the protein is encoded by the exons ATGCGTGGTAATGTTGGAGGCCAGGCCCAAACAAGAAGTCAAGCACAGTCTGGGCAGACATTTTCTACTCAACCATTCCAATCTTTACCTCAAGTTGTGCAAATCCCACTGGTTGCAGCTGCTGTACCTGTTCCTTCCCTTCATATG CTTATCCCTGATTCATTGAGTACTCTCTCTGAGTTTATGAATCGCATGGAGCAGACACTGTCTCAAAATG GGTATCAGCCAAATTCATCTTCAACCAACCCCCGTGACCTACCAAGGGTGGAATTACCTTCCAGTGCACAGGGGTTGCCTACAACTGAAGCATTGAGCATTGTCCTGCATCAAGCAGAACGGCTTCTCAGTGGTCACGCTGTTGCTGCACTATCTGTAATCACCATATTCAGAATAATTTAa